A single Mustelus asterias chromosome 4, sMusAst1.hap1.1, whole genome shotgun sequence DNA region contains:
- the irx5a gene encoding Iroquois homeobox protein 5a: MSYPQGYLYQPSASLALYSCPAYSTSVISGPRTDELGRSSSGSAFSPYAGSTAFTAPSPGYNGHLQYGTDPTAAFTSYVGSPYDHSAGMAGSIGYHPYAAPLGSYPYGDPAYRKNATRDATATLKAWLSEHRKNPYPTKGEKIMLAIITKMTLTQVSTWFANARRRLKKENKMTWTPRNRSEDEEEEENIDLEKNDEDEPQKSLEKGNSSEPEAGNQKTNMGEIACERFEEQDPSKESGQILSDSELKDVEERESIHSPKATTSSLVVPRGAELLHQSGDSELENAHTNLTHTLPSNTANCNVTSVIHSPPATSSKPKLWSLAEIATSDKSKEQSEQQQSVCPGQGCAVSASASSPSRSPCPYPNSAVLGRPLYYTSPFYTSYTNYGSFGHLHSHHGGSSTTHFSSNGLSQTVLSRAEALAKLCPEAKTKGSAQIDHCKDTSSYDLKKGMSNI; encoded by the exons ATGTCGTATCCTCAGGGCTACTTGTATCAACCATCAGCTTCTTTAGCTCTTTACTCGTGTCCAGCCTACAGCACGAGCGTGATATCGGGACCCAGGACGGATGAACTTGGGAGATCCTCCTCGGGATCTGCCTTCAGCCCCTACGCCGGATCCACAGCGTTTACTGCCCCTTCCCCAGGCTATAACGGCCACCTCCAGTACGGCACAGACCCGACCGCTGCCTTCACTTCCTACGTG GGCTCACCCTATGATCACTCGGCGGGCATGGCTGGATCTATTGGATATCACCCGTACGCTGCTCCTTTAGGCTCTTACCCCTACGGTGACCCAGCTTACCGAAAGAATGCCACCCGGGATGCCACCGCCACCCTCAAAGCTTGGCTCAGCGAGCACCGGAAGAACCCTTACCCCACCAAAGGCGAGAAGATCATGCTGGCCATCATCACCAAGATGACACTGACCCAAGTGTCCACCTGGTTCGCGAACGCCCGGAGGAGGCTGAAGAAAGAGAACAAGATGACCTGGACCCCGAGAAACAGGAGCGAAGacgaggaggaagaggagaacaTAGACCTGGAAAAAAACGACGAGGACGAGCCGCAGAAATCTTTGGAAAAGGGGAACTCGTCCGAACCAGAGGCAG GGAATCAGAAAACGAACATGGGAGAAATTGCCTGTGAAAGATTTGAGGAACAGGATCCCAGCAAAGAAAGTGGGCAGATCCTGAGCGACTCGGAGTTAAAAGACGTGGAGGAAAGAGAAAGCATTCACTCCCCCAAAGCCACGACTTCTTCCCTGGTTGTGCCTCGTGGAGCTGAGCTTTTGCACCAAAGCGGCGACTCCGAGTTGGAAAATGCACATACAAACCTAACTCACACTCTTCCGAGTAACACAGCGAACTGCAATGTAACTTCAGTCATCCATTCCCCGCCGGCAACAAGCTCCAAGCccaaactctggtccctggcggaAATCGCCACTTCGGACAAGTCGAAGGAACAGAGCGAGCAGCAGCAGAGTGTGTGCCCGGGTCAAGGCTGCGCCGTGTCGGCCAGCGCCTCGTCTCCGTCCCGTTCCCCTTGTCCTTACCCGAACAGCGCCGTGCTGGGCCGGCCTCTCTATTACACCTCGCCCTTCTACACAAGCTACACGAACTATGGCAGCTTCGGACACCTTCACAGCCACCACGGGGGTAGTAGCACAACACACTTCAGTTCCAATGGATTAAGTCAGACTGTCTTAAGTAGAGCAGAGGCTCTGGCAAAACTCTGTCCAGAAGCTAAAACAAAGGGCTCGGCACAAATAGATCATTGCAAGGACACCTCGTCTTATGATTTGAAGAAAGGTATGTCCAATATTTAA